The Halococcus sediminicola genome has a segment encoding these proteins:
- the gatE gene encoding Glu-tRNA(Gln) amidotransferase subunit GatE — translation MSAEHDTDHDYEALGLVAGLEIHQQLDTRSKLFCGCPTDRREPEESTHRFRRYLHPTKSELGEIDVAALEEASVEREFEYLAFDSTCLVEADEEPPHRIDDEAIHTILEIAGLLDMTPVDEAHVMRKIVVDGSNTSGFQRSARVAGDGAISTSEGTVGIEDMELEEESAGRVAETDAGVRYALDRLGIPLVEIGTKPDIRSPAQAKEAAERIGMLLRSTGKVKRGLGTIRQDVNVSIAEGARVELKGVQSLDDIDDIVRNEVGRQAALLDIREELAGRNAGVSEPADVSAVFEDTDSGLVGGALSGDGVAMAVRLEGFDGLVGRELQPDRRLGTEFADHAKRHGVGGIFHTDELPAYGVTEDEVAALREAVDADSEARSASDSSSGRSPREERDAVAMVAADPEAAQAAIEAVADRARTAIDGVPEETRGANDDGTTRYLRPLPGAARMYPETDVPPVELDFEGIETPELLTERVERYQSELGLDAGLAEQVAYGRRMGLFETAVERGVDPTLAAGTVESTATELRRDGVPIQDVDDERFLAIFDLYREGEVTSEGLPDLLAAVAENPELSPAEAAEREGLGSAGDDEVREAVVEVVERNEQQVEQQGMGAFSGLMGECMGALGGRAEGDEVSELLREEIQKRA, via the coding sequence ATGAGTGCCGAGCACGACACGGACCACGACTACGAGGCGTTGGGGCTGGTCGCCGGGCTGGAGATTCACCAGCAACTCGACACCCGGTCGAAACTGTTCTGTGGCTGTCCGACCGACCGGCGCGAACCGGAGGAATCCACCCATCGCTTCCGGCGGTATCTCCACCCCACGAAGAGCGAACTCGGCGAAATCGACGTCGCGGCGCTCGAAGAGGCGAGTGTCGAGCGTGAGTTCGAGTATCTGGCCTTCGATTCCACCTGTCTCGTGGAGGCCGACGAGGAACCACCGCATCGCATCGACGACGAGGCTATTCATACTATCCTCGAAATCGCCGGCCTGCTCGACATGACGCCCGTTGACGAGGCGCACGTCATGCGTAAAATTGTCGTCGATGGCTCGAATACTTCAGGCTTTCAGCGCTCGGCACGCGTCGCGGGTGACGGCGCAATCAGCACCTCGGAGGGCACGGTCGGTATCGAGGACATGGAACTCGAAGAGGAGAGCGCCGGGCGCGTCGCCGAGACCGATGCGGGAGTGCGCTACGCGCTCGATAGGCTGGGCATCCCGCTGGTCGAAATCGGCACCAAGCCCGACATTCGTTCGCCGGCACAGGCCAAGGAGGCCGCCGAGCGCATCGGCATGCTGTTGCGCTCGACGGGAAAAGTCAAGCGCGGCCTCGGCACCATCCGCCAGGACGTGAACGTCTCCATCGCCGAGGGCGCGCGCGTCGAACTCAAGGGCGTCCAGAGTTTGGACGATATCGACGACATCGTGCGAAACGAGGTCGGCAGGCAGGCCGCACTGCTCGACATTCGCGAGGAACTCGCGGGCAGGAATGCGGGTGTGAGCGAACCGGCGGACGTTTCGGCGGTGTTCGAAGACACCGACAGCGGTCTCGTCGGCGGCGCGCTTTCCGGGGATGGAGTGGCGATGGCCGTCCGGCTGGAAGGGTTCGACGGGCTTGTGGGCCGCGAACTCCAGCCCGACCGCCGTTTGGGCACCGAGTTCGCCGACCACGCGAAACGCCACGGCGTCGGTGGCATCTTCCACACCGACGAGCTGCCGGCCTACGGCGTTACCGAGGACGAGGTCGCGGCGCTGCGCGAGGCGGTCGACGCCGACAGCGAGGCGCGAAGCGCCTCGGACAGTTCGAGCGGGCGAAGCCCGCGAGAAGAGCGCGATGCGGTGGCGATGGTCGCCGCCGACCCCGAGGCTGCGCAGGCAGCCATCGAGGCGGTCGCCGACCGTGCGCGGACGGCCATCGACGGCGTGCCCGAGGAAACCCGCGGGGCGAACGACGACGGCACCACCCGGTATCTCAGACCGCTCCCGGGCGCGGCACGGATGTATCCCGAGACCGACGTTCCACCCGTCGAACTCGACTTCGAGGGTATCGAGACGCCGGAACTCCTCACCGAACGAGTCGAGCGCTACCAGTCCGAACTCGGACTCGATGCCGGACTCGCCGAACAGGTCGCCTATGGCCGGCGGATGGGCCTGTTCGAGACGGCCGTTGAACGCGGCGTCGACCCCACGCTCGCGGCGGGCACAGTGGAAAGCACCGCGACCGAACTCCGACGCGACGGCGTCCCGATCCAAGACGTTGACGACGAGCGCTTTCTCGCCATCTTCGACCTCTATCGGGAGGGCGAGGTGACGAGCGAGGGGCTTCCTGACCTACTCGCGGCGGTCGCCGAGAACCCGGAACTCTCGCCGGCGGAAGCCGCCGAACGCGAGGGACTCGGGAGTGCTGGCGACGACGAGGTGCGCGAGGCCGTCGTCGAAGTGGTCGAGCGAAACGAACAGCAGGTCGAGCAGCAGGGCATGGGCGCGTTCTCGGGGCTGATGGGCGAGTGCATGGGCGCGCTCGGCGGTCGCGCGGAGGGTGACGAGGTGAGCGAACTGCTGCGCGAGGAGATCCAAAAACGGGCTTGA